Genomic window (Alkalibaculum bacchi):
CCGCTCTTAGCTGTAGCTTCTACAACCACGATACCTATAGATAATCCACTGATGATACGGTTTCTCCTAGGGAAATTGTAAGGCATAGGTTGAACTTCAGGAGGATATTCTGATAAGACAAGCCCATTTTCCATAATTTCTTTGTACAGTTTGCTATTTTCTTTTGGATAAATAATATCTATGCCATTTCCTAAAACAGCTACAGTCTTTCCACCTCCCTTTAGAGCACCTACATGAGCCATAGAATCTACACCCCTAGCCATACCACTAACTACTGTAATTCCTAAAGAGGCTAGTTCAAAAGCAATTTTTTCACTCATTTTTAATCCATAATAAGATGCATTTCTTGAGCCAACTAAGGCAATAGAATGTTCAAAGGGAACTTCTTCAATCTTTCCATAGTAGTATAATACTGGGGGTGGTAAATAAATATTCTTTAATATGAAAGGATATGAGTTATCATTTATGGTTAGGTATTTTATTTTTTTTTGCTGAAGCATTTCTAAGTACTTTTCTAGAGAACCATCGGATTTACTAGATACAATATTTTGTATCTGAGCAAAGTTTAATAGATTGCACCTTGATAATTCCTCTTGACTGCAATGATATAGTGTGGCCATGCTATCAAAATGTTTATATAAATCATAAAAATTCTTTACGCTTATGGTTTTTAATAAGCTCATCCAAAGTATATACTCTCTATCCTCCATATTAATACATCTCCCAATATTTTCGATCTAAATTACGGTACTGGAGGGCTTCTCCTATATGTGTTTCATCTATTTTCTCTGTGTTTCTCAAATCAGCTATGGTCCTCGCTAATTTGATAATCTTGTGATAAGCTCTAGGGCTTAAATTCATCCGTTCAAAAGCATGTCTCATAAGAAGCTCTTCATTTTTTCCTAGATGGCAGTATTTATTTATCTGATTCGCAGAAAGCTGAGAATTAAAGTAAATCTTCTCATTCTTATACCTCTCTAATTGAATGCTCCTAGCATTGTTAACACGAGTGCAAATATCTTTTGAACTCTCAGCTTTTTCATTATCCTGTAAATCTTCGATTTTCGTTCTCTTTACCTCTGTTTGAATATCAATTCGATCTAGAAGTGGACCAGAGACCTTTCCTAAGTAGTTTTTTATTTGCCTAGGCGTGCATTGACATTGATGTTCTTCATCCGAGTAATAGCCACAAGGGCATGGATTCATGGAAGCGATAAGTAAAAAGGAAGCTGGATAAGTAATCGATGCACTTACTCTAGAGATATTGACGACATTGTCTTCCATAGGCTGTCTTAAAACTTCTAAGGCGCTTTTTTTAAATTCTGGCATTTCATCTAAAAACAAAACTCCTAAATGGGCAAGAGATACTTCACCTGGCTTTGGAAAAGTTCCTCCTCCTACGAGAGACGTAGTAGATATGGTGTGATGAGGACTTCGAAATGGTCTCTCTGTTATTAATGGTTTCCCTTTGAGAAGACCTGTGATGCTATAAATCTTTGTCACTTCTAAAGATTCCTCTACTGTCATCTTAGGAAGTATTGTTGCAAACCGTTTAGCTAACATGGTTTTCCCACTTCCGGGAGGACCTAGCATGAGCATATTGTGATATCCTGCTGCAGCTACTTCCATAGCACGCTTTACACTCTCCTGTCCTTTTACTTCACTAAAATCAACAGAATGCTCTTGTTCACTTGTTAAAAACCCATCAATATCTGTAATATAAGGTTTAATTTCTGTTTTTCCCGTTATGTACTCAATAACCTGATAGATGTGCTTAGCAGGTAATACTTTGATCTCTTTTACAAGAGATGCTTCTAAAGCATTCTCTTCAGGAACAATAATAGCTTTAAAATGATTGTTCCTTGCTGCAAGAACCATTGGTAAAATCCCTTTAACTGGTCGAATATCTCCTTTTAAAGACAACTCCCCTATAAAGACGTAATCCTTTAGAGATACAACAGATGTGATGACTTCAGAAGCGCAAAGAATGCCAATGGCAATAGGTAAATCATAGTAAGCTCCCTCTTTCTTAATATTTGCTGGAGCTAGATTAATCGTGATTTTTTTCATAGGATAGCGAAAACCGTTGTTTTTAATAGCAGAGAAGACCCTTTCCTTTGATTCTTTTATGGCAGTGTCAGGTAAGCCTACTAATGCATATACAGGGAGTCCGCTAGAAATATCTACTTCTACTTCTACAACAAGTCCATCTATTCCATGAATAGAGCAACTATAAATACTTGACAGCACAGTCATCACCTCAAAATTTATTGTACCAGAATAAATTTAATATATCTATATTATTACAAAATATCCTTTAATTGACTATTCAAACATTCACAAGCTCTTTTTTTGAGAATATACTATAAAGAGAAAGCCATCAGCAATTAATCACCAGCTACCAATGTTCTAGGGTCAAGTCTCATAGGTCAATTCAGCTCTAAGTCATAGATTATAGGATGTGAGTAAATGTAGTCATGGCACTACGGGTAGTTTTGTAATTTTAATGAACAACAATATAGAAACAGACATTGAGGTATTAATTATTAAAAAAATAAATTTCTTAGTATATGAACAATCAATATAGAGTATTTAAGCAAAAGCTTAAACAAATACAATTAGAGGTGTAAATATGAGTTTAAATGACAATTTAGTAAATCCTAACAATCGAAGTCTCGGGCCAAAGGCTGCGAGAAGATTATCCAATACAACAAAATCCATTCCTATGATGGATTCCATTACTCCCCGTTGGCTTCTTTCTTTTCTTCCTTGGGTCTCAACAGAGGCGGGAGTATACCGTGTAAATAAAGTGATAGATGATTCAAATGAAGGCATGTGTTCTGACAATATTGGTGAGCATTGTATTCCTCAAAACTATATGGACTACAACTGTAATCCTAAGGAATATACATTAAATATTATTCAAACCATTTTAAAGATTAACTCTCAAGTAAGCGATATCTTCAATTCGCCTATTAATCAAAAACAAGAGCAGATGAGATTAACAATTGAAAAAATGAGGGAAAAGCAGGAATGTGAACT
Coding sequences:
- a CDS encoding YifB family Mg chelatase-like AAA ATPase, with the protein product MLSSIYSCSIHGIDGLVVEVEVDISSGLPVYALVGLPDTAIKESKERVFSAIKNNGFRYPMKKITINLAPANIKKEGAYYDLPIAIGILCASEVITSVVSLKDYVFIGELSLKGDIRPVKGILPMVLAARNNHFKAIIVPEENALEASLVKEIKVLPAKHIYQVIEYITGKTEIKPYITDIDGFLTSEQEHSVDFSEVKGQESVKRAMEVAAAGYHNMLMLGPPGSGKTMLAKRFATILPKMTVEESLEVTKIYSITGLLKGKPLITERPFRSPHHTISTTSLVGGGTFPKPGEVSLAHLGVLFLDEMPEFKKSALEVLRQPMEDNVVNISRVSASITYPASFLLIASMNPCPCGYYSDEEHQCQCTPRQIKNYLGKVSGPLLDRIDIQTEVKRTKIEDLQDNEKAESSKDICTRVNNARSIQLERYKNEKIYFNSQLSANQINKYCHLGKNEELLMRHAFERMNLSPRAYHKIIKLARTIADLRNTEKIDETHIGEALQYRNLDRKYWEMY
- the dprA gene encoding DNA-processing protein DprA, with the protein product MEDREYILWMSLLKTISVKNFYDLYKHFDSMATLYHCSQEELSRCNLLNFAQIQNIVSSKSDGSLEKYLEMLQQKKIKYLTINDNSYPFILKNIYLPPPVLYYYGKIEEVPFEHSIALVGSRNASYYGLKMSEKIAFELASLGITVVSGMARGVDSMAHVGALKGGGKTVAVLGNGIDIIYPKENSKLYKEIMENGLVLSEYPPEVQPMPYNFPRRNRIISGLSIGIVVVEATAKSGSLITAKYALEQGREVYALPGNVNNKNSTGTNLLIKDGAKLVTSCKDILDDVFPMFSSKKEELEPFDEMNLSKEEKEIIKYIKMGYWDADKLCQKLNLPINQIQTTLTTLEIKGRIAIYKGNYFIK